The following coding sequences lie in one Phalacrocorax aristotelis chromosome 2, bGulAri2.1, whole genome shotgun sequence genomic window:
- the UQCRB gene encoding cytochrome b-c1 complex subunit 7 yields the protein MAARAPVAGGGRLLDRIRKWYYNAAGFNKLGLMRDDTLYEDDDVKEALKRLPEHLYNERIFRIKRALDLSLKHQILPKDQWVKYEEDKHYLEPYLKEVIRERLEREAWNKK from the exons ATGGCGGCGAGGGCTCCCG TTGCAGGAGGTGGCCGCCTGCTAGACAGGATTCGCAAGTGGTATTATAATGCAGCTGGATTCAACAAACTTG GATTAATGCGAGATGATACACTGTATGAAGATGACGATGTAAAAGAAGCACTGAAGAGACTTCCAGAACATCTTTACAATGAAAGAATATTTCGCATAAAGCGAGCACTCGACTTAAGCCTGAAACATCAGATCCTTCCAAAAGACCAGTGGGTGAAGTATGAAGAG gaTAAGCATTATCTTGAACCATACCTAAAAGAAGTAATCCGTGAAAGACTTGAAAGAGAAGCATGGAACAAGAAATAA
- the MTERF3 gene encoding transcription termination factor 3, mitochondrial isoform X2, whose product MASWARQLSRWRCLLQTARAAEFPRRLSSSRSAQARRRLAPPTLLPSRNDVLPWRSQACRRVSAGSCSPPGGAEDGSFSSPESNLPSPVKQEQPKAETLPNLNAKILYEDWDDIPPSSALEEISEEEAVQIIAEPLLPLQSSTLRDYVDHSETLAKLVHLGVDLSQVEKRQKAGQLLLTLDFEKDIREILLFLKDVGVEDNQLGPFLTKNPYILAEDLEALETRVAYLKSKKFGKAEIAQMVSRAPYLLLFSVERLDNRLGFFKNELGLSVKKVFQIELGFQHNEIQQIVFKTPKILTASKKRLRQTFDYLHNIMGIPHNMLTHFPQVFNSKLLRIRERHMFLTFLGRAQYDPAQPSYISLDQLVSLPDEVFCTVVAKASMQDFEKFLKTL is encoded by the exons atggctTCGTGGGCTCGGCAGCTCTCCCGCTGGCGTTGCCTGCTGCAAACGGCCCGCGCTGCTGAATTCCCCCggaggctcagcagcagcaggagcgcACAGGCGCGCCGCAGGCTCGCCCCTCCGACTCTGCTGCCCTCTAGAAATGACGTTCTTCCGTGGAGATCGCAGGCTTGCAGGCGGGTGTCTGCAGGGAGCTGTTCTCCGCCTGGCGGTGCCGAGGATGGATCCTTTTCTTCTCCCGAAAGTAACTTGCCCTCACCAGTAAAACAGGAACaaccaaaagcagaaacattacCTAACCTGAACGCAAAAATACTGTATGAAG ACTGGGATGATATCCCACCTTCGTCTGCTTTGGAGGAGATTTCTGAGGAAGAAGCTGTACAGATCATTGCAGAACCACTTCTTCCCCTTCAATCTTCCACACTCCGAGATTATGTTGATCACTCAGAAACCCTGGCAAAACTTGTCCACCTAG GAGTTGACTTATCCCAGGTGGAGAAACGTCAAAAGGCAGGTCAACTCTTACTGACCTTGGACTTTGAAAAAGATATAAGagaaatacttctgtttcttaAGGATGTGGGTGTAGAAGACAACCAGCTGGGACCGTTCCTGACCAAAAATCCATACATCCTTGCTGAAGATCTGGAAGCTTTAGAAACCAG AGTGGCTTACCTAAAATCAAAAAAATTTGGTAAGGCAGAAATTGCTCAGATGGTCTCAAGAGCTCcatatttgctgctgttttcagtggaaaGACTGGATAACAGACTGGGTTTCTTCAAAAACGAACTTGGCCTCAGTGTAAAAAAG GTTTTCCAGATTGAACTTGGTTTTCAacataatgaaattcaacagatCGTGTTTAAAACCCCCAAGATTTTAACTGCAAGTAAAAAGAGACTCAGACAGACATTTGACTACTTACACAACATAATGGGCATTCCCCACAACATGCTTACTCACTTTCCTCAG gTTTTCAACTCAAAGCTATTACGAATCAGAGAGAGACATATGTTTCTTACATTCTTGGGAAGAGCCCAGTAtgacccagcacagcccagctaCATCTCTCTGGACCAGCTAGTATCCTTGCCCGATGAGGTGTTTTGTACAGTGGTTGCCAAAGCTTCTATGCAGGACTttgaaaaattcttaaaaacacTTTAA
- the MTERF3 gene encoding transcription termination factor 3, mitochondrial isoform X1, which translates to MASWARQLSRWRCLLQTARAAEFPRRLSSSRSAQARRRLAPPTLLPSRNDVLPWRSQACRRVSAGSCSPPGGAEDGSFSSPESNLPSPVKQEQPKAETLPNLNAKILYEDWDDIPPSSALEEISEEEAVQIIAEPLLPLQSSTLRDYVDHSETLAKLVHLGVDLSQVEKRQKAGQLLLTLDFEKDIREILLFLKDVGVEDNQLGPFLTKNPYILAEDLEALETRVAYLKSKKFGKAEIAQMVSRAPYLLLFSVERLDNRLGFFKNELGLSVKKTKDLVIRLPRLLTGKIGPVKENLQVFQIELGFQHNEIQQIVFKTPKILTASKKRLRQTFDYLHNIMGIPHNMLTHFPQVFNSKLLRIRERHMFLTFLGRAQYDPAQPSYISLDQLVSLPDEVFCTVVAKASMQDFEKFLKTL; encoded by the exons atggctTCGTGGGCTCGGCAGCTCTCCCGCTGGCGTTGCCTGCTGCAAACGGCCCGCGCTGCTGAATTCCCCCggaggctcagcagcagcaggagcgcACAGGCGCGCCGCAGGCTCGCCCCTCCGACTCTGCTGCCCTCTAGAAATGACGTTCTTCCGTGGAGATCGCAGGCTTGCAGGCGGGTGTCTGCAGGGAGCTGTTCTCCGCCTGGCGGTGCCGAGGATGGATCCTTTTCTTCTCCCGAAAGTAACTTGCCCTCACCAGTAAAACAGGAACaaccaaaagcagaaacattacCTAACCTGAACGCAAAAATACTGTATGAAG ACTGGGATGATATCCCACCTTCGTCTGCTTTGGAGGAGATTTCTGAGGAAGAAGCTGTACAGATCATTGCAGAACCACTTCTTCCCCTTCAATCTTCCACACTCCGAGATTATGTTGATCACTCAGAAACCCTGGCAAAACTTGTCCACCTAG GAGTTGACTTATCCCAGGTGGAGAAACGTCAAAAGGCAGGTCAACTCTTACTGACCTTGGACTTTGAAAAAGATATAAGagaaatacttctgtttcttaAGGATGTGGGTGTAGAAGACAACCAGCTGGGACCGTTCCTGACCAAAAATCCATACATCCTTGCTGAAGATCTGGAAGCTTTAGAAACCAG AGTGGCTTACCTAAAATCAAAAAAATTTGGTAAGGCAGAAATTGCTCAGATGGTCTCAAGAGCTCcatatttgctgctgttttcagtggaaaGACTGGATAACAGACTGGGTTTCTTCAAAAACGAACTTGGCCTCAGTGTAAAAAAG ACAAAAGATCTGGTAATTCGTCTTCCAAGGCTACTGACTGGCAAAATAGGGcctgtaaaagaaaatcttcag GTTTTCCAGATTGAACTTGGTTTTCAacataatgaaattcaacagatCGTGTTTAAAACCCCCAAGATTTTAACTGCAAGTAAAAAGAGACTCAGACAGACATTTGACTACTTACACAACATAATGGGCATTCCCCACAACATGCTTACTCACTTTCCTCAG gTTTTCAACTCAAAGCTATTACGAATCAGAGAGAGACATATGTTTCTTACATTCTTGGGAAGAGCCCAGTAtgacccagcacagcccagctaCATCTCTCTGGACCAGCTAGTATCCTTGCCCGATGAGGTGTTTTGTACAGTGGTTGCCAAAGCTTCTATGCAGGACTttgaaaaattcttaaaaacacTTTAA